A segment of the Curtobacterium sp. MCSS17_007 genome:
CTGTGTGCTGGGCACGGAGCGGTCGTGCGGTGGGACAGGACGGCCGGCCGGTGCTCCCGGTTCGGGTGGCCGGGCGGTCCATGGTCGCACCGGTCGATCGGCGGGACCGAACGCCCGCGGGGTCCGGACGACACGCAACGCAACATTGCATGACGCAACAGCACAACGTCCGGGCTCCGAACGTATTCCCGCGGTGCGCGCCACGACCGGGTCGGCTCCGGCGCGCGGTGACGACCGCCTCCGGACGGGAGGCGCGCGACCCGCCCGTCAGACGGTGACCGTCGTCCGCGCGGCTCGTCCGGCGACCGCGGCCACCCCGAGCGCCGAGCCGAGGAACACGACGGCGAGGATCCCCCAGCCGGCGGTCCCGAGGTCGACGGCGGTGAGGGTCACCACGGTGGGGGCGATCATCGCCGCGACCGCGTACCCCGTGCCGTACACGCCCTGGTAGGCGCCGATCCGCCCGGCCGGCGCCAGCTCGAAGCTCAGCGCCCACCCCGCCGCACTCGAGGTGATCTCGGCGAGCGAGTGCGCGACCGCCGCGACCACGAGCACCCCGGCTGCGACCGCCACGGGCACCCAGTCGTCGCCCCGGACCCAGCCGGCCGCGGCCCAGAGGCCGCACGCGAGGACCATCACCCAGCCAGCGTGCCGCATCACCCGCGCTGCCCCGGCGACGGTGTCGGTCCCGCGGCTCAGCCGGACCTGCAGCAGGACGACGATCACGGTGTTCACGAGCAGCAGTGGCGACACGAGCACGTCGGGCGCGACGGTGTGCTGCACGACCCAGATCGGCACGCCGACCTCGAACAGGCCGAACTGCATGCCGAACAGCCCCGTCAGGGCGGTCACGGTGAGGAACCGCACGTCTCGGTAGGGACTCCGGTCCGCGGGGTCGGGGCGGACGATCGTGCCGGTGTCCGTGCGGCTGACGGGGGCCGCGTCGACGCGCACCGCCGGGAGACCGGCGACGAGGACCGCCGACGCCAGGAACAGCGCGCCGGACAGGACCATCGTCACGCGGTAGGCCTCGCCGGTACCGATCGCGAGCGGGACCGCGGCGAGGGCGGTCCCCACACCGATGCCGACGTTCGTGACCGTGCGCATGGTCGCCCGGACCCGGACGCGCTCGGAGCCGGGGAACGCCCGGCCGACCGCGGCGCTCCGCACCGAACCACCGCCCTGCTGCGCGAGCGTCACGACGGAGGCCGTCGCGATGAGGGTCGGCAGGTCGTGGACGAGCACGTAGCTGATGAGCGCGAGGCCCTGCACGAGGTGCAGCCAGACGAGCATCCGCCGCGCGCTGAACCGGTCCGCGAGGTGCCCGAACACGAGCGACGCGGCAACCCCGACCGCCCCGGCGACCGTGAGCCCGAGACCGACCGCGACGGCGGGGATCCCGACGATCGTGATGAGGTACAGCGAGGTGAGCGTGAAGAAGGCACCCCGGCCGAGGGTGTCCACCAGCGTGACCGTGAGCAGCCGTCGGAGGGTCGGGTCCTGTCGGACGAGGGTGCGGATCGGGACCGGTTGCGCGGTGGTGCTCACGCTCCTGTTCTCGCACCCCCGCCAGGCTCCCCCGAACAGATGTAGCGTCAGGCTTCATGATCCGGTACCGCCTCGATCCGACGGACGTCTCGGCGGTGCGCTTCGGGATCTCGCCACTGTCGGAGTTGGGTCTGGGGCTGCGCGCCTTCCGAGCGCCGGAGCGGTACCCGCTGCAGCGTCCGTGGCTCGGGCGCATCGCCGGTGTGCTGCCCGTCCTCGACCGGCCCGTCCTCGCCGGCCTGGTCGACGAGCGCCGGTGGGTCGCGGACTTCGTCAACCCCCGCCCGGAGTCACCCCTCGGGTCGTTCGACGACGAGCTCCGAGCCCTCACCCGGATCTCCCCCGCGCGGCTCCGCACCGACCTCGAGCGGGTGCACGGCACTGTGCCGGACGCGTTCCTCGGTCGACACGAGGACGTCGTCGACCGGCTCGTGCGGGCGCTCGCGACGACGTGGGAGCTCTGCTTCGCGCCGTACTGGCCGCGCATGCGCCGCGTGCTGCAGGCCGACGTGACGCACCGTGGCCGGATCGCCGCGCACGAGGGCGTCGGCGCGGTGCTCGGCGGCTTGTCGGAGTCCGTGCGCTTCGACGGGCGGCTCCTCGACGTCCGCCTGAACAGCCCGATCGCGCGTGACCGCCCGGTGCAGGGCGAGGGACTGACACTCGTGCCATCGGTGTTCGTCGTCAGCGCGTCGACCCCGATCGACGACGACCTGCCGCCGACCGTCATGTACCCGGCGCGGGGGCAGGGTGCGATGTGGTCGACCGCCTCGCACCCGGACGCCGGTGCCGTCCGTGACCTGCTCGGAGCCACGCGCGCCGCGCTGCTCGACGCACTCGGCGAGCCGGCGTCGTCGACCGACCTCGCGATGCGCTTCGGGGTGTCGACGTCGGCCGTCAACCAGCACCTGCGCGTGATGGAGCGCGGCGGACTGCTCAACCGGACCCGGTACGGTCGGGCGGTCCTGTACTACCGCAGCACCGTCGGCGACGCGCTCGTCCGACGGGAGTGAGCGCGTCGCCGGCGGGCGTCAGCGGTCGAAGAGTCCGCCCAGGAAGTCGTTGCCCAGGTTCGACGCCTGCTCCCCCAGCCCGGACGCCTGCTCACCGAGGCCGGACGCCTGCTCGCCCAGTCCGCCCAGGAACTGCTCACCCTCGGCCGCGAAGTCCTCGACGCCGCCCCCCAGGTCGGTCAGGCCGAGGTCGCCCATGCCGGACGCGATGCCCTCGAAGTCGACGCCGAGGTCGGCGGCACCAGCAAGCACGGGTGCCGCGGCTGCGCTGACGACCGCGCCACCGGCGACCGCCACCGCGAGTCCGCCGAGGGCCATCGCTCCGGCACCGACGGCAGCACCACCGGCGAAGGCGCCACCCCGACTGCCGCTCTGTCGCCCGGAGCCGCCGAGCACGCGGCGGATGAGCCCGGGCCGGGACATCTCTCCGCGGGTCATCGCTCGCGCCATGCCGCCGGACGAGTCGTCCCGCAGGTGCTCGTGCGGCGGGAGCTCCGAGTTCAGCCGGTCGCGCACCTGCTGCCGCTGCGCCGGGGTGAGCCGGGCGAAGGCGTCGTGGTGCACCTGCTCGATCTGGTCCGGGCTCGCCGTCCGGAGCAGGTAGTCGTACTTCGCGAGGGCGACCTTGTCCGGATCCGCCTGCCCGCGGTGCTGCTGCGCCCGACCGTACTGCTGATGTCCGTACTGCTGCGGCTGCTGCTGGCCCGACTGCTGCTGCGAGCGGTCATCGCCCGTCAGCTTGTCCGCGGCGCTGCGGACGATGTCGCGCCAGTCGGTCCCACCCCGGAGCCGTGCGGGTTCTGCTGGTTGCCGGCGGCGCCGTTCCCCTGCGCGCGCTGCTTCTGCATCTGCTTGTCGATGACCTTCGAGGCCATGCCGAGGATCCGGTTGAGGTTCGCCATGATCCAACCTTTGTGATCACACATGTGAGCACTCAGCGACGGAGCAGTGCGCCACCCGTCGATCACGTCCGAGAGCGCTGTGAGCGCCCGACGCCGGCCTCCGCACCTCCGCGCCGAACCACGATTCCGACTTCGAACCACCGACCGTGCCCGGTTCGATGTCGGGAACGTGGTTCGAACCGGAGCGCCAGCGGCGAGAGAGACACCCCGTCGGTCAGGACAGCAGGCGTGCCAGGAACGCGTTGCGGAACCGCCCCGTCGGGTCGGTGTCCCGCGCGAGCGCCGCGAAGTCGTCGAGGCGCGGGTACGCCTCGTGCAGGCGTTCGACGCTCGCCGCGGAGACCTTGCCCCAGTGCGGCCGGGGGTCGAAGGGCGCGAGGAGCTCCTCGATCCGCACGACCACGGCAGCCACCGCCTCGGCGTCCCGTCGGAAGGTGAAGTGCAGCCCGACCGACTGCCGTCCCGACGAGGGCGCGAGCCACGCGGTGTCGGCCGCGATCGTCCGGACCTCGGCCGCGATGAGCAGCGGCGCGAACACCGACTCCAGCGGGCGGAGCGCCTCGAGTGCGGCGACGGCGTGCTCCGCGGGGATCAGGTACTCCGCCTGGATCTCCGCACCGGTGGACGGCTCAAAGGTCGATCGGAAGTGCGGGAGCCGTTCGGCCCAGGGACCGGGGACGCCGCCCTGCTCGGTGACACTCGCGGCGTCGTTCTCGCCCGGGTGCACCGGCCCGTCCGCACGGCGGGCGCCGAGCGCGACGAGGTCGACCGAGGGATCCGGCTCGTCCACGCGGTGCTTCGTCCAGACCTGGCGGGCACCCCGGTCGTCGAAGGACGTGAACATCGACACCGAGTAGGCGTCCGACATCACCGCGTCGAACTGCGCCGTCACGGCGTCCCACAGCAGGTCGAGGTGCACGGTCGTGGCGACCTGGAACGTCGGCTCGATCGCGAGCTCGACCGCGGTCACGACCCCGAGCGCGCCGAGTGCCACCCGGTGCGCGTCGAGGGCGCCGTCCGGCGACGAGCCGTCGACACGGACCACGTCGCCGGAGGCGCGGACGAGCTCGAGACCGATGACCGCCTGCGCGAGCGACGGGTTCCGGACGCCGGAACCGTGCGTGCCGGTGGCGACCGCGCCCGCGGTGGAGATGTGCGGCAGGGAGGCCAGGTTCGCGAGGGCCCAGCCCCGCGCCTCCAGACCGGACGCGACCTGCGCGTGCGTCATGCCGGCGGCGACCCGGACGACCCGCCGGTCGGTGTCGACCTCGAGCACCGGCGGCATGTCGGTGAGCGTCACCTGCACGGCGTCGGTGTCGGCGATCCCGTTGAACGAGTGCGTCGAGCCGAGCGCCGTCAGGCGCGGGGTGGCCGCGACGAGCTGCTGGAGCGCCGCCACCGAGGTGGGACGTTCGAGCGCGGAAGCACGGTAGGTGACGTTCCCCGCCCAGTTGGTGCGGGTCGTCGCGGCCACGGTCACGGTCCTAGAACCCGCGGTCGAGACGGTGCCACGCCTGCTGCAGGCGGAGCTCGTCCTGGAACGCGCGGGCGGTCGTGTGCTCGTCGATGACGAGGAACTCGGTGCCGACCATCGTCGCGAGGTCCTCGACGACCTGCAGGCCGACCGCGGTCGTCATGACGGTGTGGTGGGCGGCGCCGGCGGTGAGCCACGCCTCCGCGGCGACCGGGAACGACGGACGCGGCTCCCAGACGGCACGGCCGACGGGGAGCATCGGCAGCGCCTCCGTGGGCGGCACGACGTCGACGACGTTCGCGGTGAGGCGGAAGCCGTCGCGGGTGTCCGAGAGTGCGACCACGACGGCCTCGCCGGCGTCGGCGGTGAAGACCAGCCGGACCGGGTCGTCCTTGCCGCCGATGCCGAGCGGGTGGATCTCGAGGGTGGGCTTCGTGGTGGTGAGCGTCGGCGAGACCTCGAGCATGTGCGCGCCGAGGATCTTCTCGGCACCCGGGGTGAGGTCGTACGTGTAGTCCTCCATGAGGCTCGCGCCCCCGGGGAGACCGGCACCGGCGACGTTCATCGCGCGGACGAGCACGGCGGTCTTCCAGTCGCCCTCGGCGCCGAAGCCGTAGCCGTCGGCCATGAGCCGCTGGACCGCGAGGCCGGGCAGCTGCTTGAGCGTGCCGAGGTCCTCGAAGTTCGTGGTGAAGGCGGCGCTGTCGTTCTGCTCGAGCAGGGCACGGAGGCCGAGCTCGATGGCGGCGCCGTCGCGGAGCGCGTCGCGGCGCGACCCGCCGTCACGCAGGTCGTCGACCACGTCGTACTGCTGGTCGTACTCAGCCACGAGTGCGTCGACCGCAGCAGTGTCCGCCGCGGCCGCGTCGACCGCTGCGGCCAGCTCGTTCACGGCCCAGGTGTTCACCTGCACGCCGAGCTCGATCTCCGCCTCGGTCTTGTCGCCCTCGGTGACGGCGACGTAGCGCATGTTGTCACCGAACCGGGTGAGCTTGAGCTCGCGCACGGCGGCGGCACCGGCGGCCGCGCGGGTCCAGTCGGACACCCGCTGCTGCACGCGCGGGTCGGAAACGTGCCCGACCGCGGTCGCGTGCCGGACGCCGAGACGCGCCAGGGCGTACCCGAACTCACGGTCGCCGTGCGCGGCCTGGTTGAGGTTCATGAAGTCGAAGTCGATGTCGCCCCACGGCAGCGCGACGTTCGCCTGGGTGTGCAGGTGCAGCAGCGGCTTCGTGAGTGCCTGCAGCCCGCCGATCCACATCTTGGCCGGGCTGAACGTGTGCATCCACGTCGTGACGCCGATGACCTTGTCGTCCGCGCTCGCCTCGATGAGGGCACGGCGGATGCCGTCGGCGTCCTTGAGGACCGGCTTCCAGACGAGCTTCACCGGGAGCGCACCGGCGAGCTCCGCGTGCACGGCCTTGCTCTGCTCCTCGACCTGGCGCAGGGTCTCCTCGCCGTACAGGCCCTGCGACCCGGTGAGGAACCAGACCTCGTAGCTGTCGAGGGTGGCCTGGGGGTTCACCTGCGTCATCGCATGGCTCCTTCGGGGTTCTGTCCGTAGACGTTCTGGTAGCGATCGAAGAGTCGATCGATGTCGTCGGGGGCGATCGGCACGAGCGCGCCGCCCTGCTTCGCGATGTGCACGGTACGAGCGACGTCCTCGCACATCACCGCGGCCTTCACGGCGTCCTTCGCGTCCTTGCCGATCGTGAAGACGCCGTGGTTCTGCATGAGCACGGCGCGGCTCCGGTGACCGGCGAGCGTCTCGACGATGCCGCGGCCGATCGAGTCGTCGCCGATGATCGCGAACGGACCGACCGGGATCGGTCCGCCGAACTCGTCCGCCATCGCCGTGATGACGCACGGGATCTCCTCGGCGCGGGCCGCCCACGCCGTGGCGTACGTCGAGTGCGTGTGCACGACGCCGCCGACCTCGGGCATGTTCCGGTAGACGAATGCGTGCGCGGCGGTGTCGGACGACGGGCCGTGCGCGTTGCCCCAGCCGTCGGCGGGGACGCCGTCGAGGGTGCAGACCACCTGGTTCTCCGGGGTCAGGTCGTCACTGGAGACGCCGCTCGGCTTGATGACGAACAGGTCCGTGCCCGGCACGCGCTGGGAGACGTTGCCACCGGTCCAGATCACCAGGCCGTAGCGGACGAGCTCGCCGTGCAGGGACGCGACGCGCTCCCGCGCGGCGGCCACCGCCGCCCTCGTCTCGTCCGTGATCGCTTCGGTCATGCGGCTGGTTCCTCCTCGGTCTGGAGGCGCGCCTCGACCACGTCGGTCGGCTCGCCCCGGTCGGTCGTCGCGTCCTGGTCGGCCGTCGCGCCGGTGCGCGTCGCCGCTGCCGCCACGTCCTGCACGGGCAGGGCCGCGCGGTACCGGGCGAGGTAGTCCTGGAAGCCCTCGACGTCGCGCTCCTCGGGCTCGGCCACGTGCACCGCGTCGCCGCGGAACACCGTGTCGGCGAGGAAGTCCTCGAGCGGACGGTCGGTGTGCTCCAGGTAGGCGGCGAGGACCGCGATGCCCCAGGCCCCGCCTTCCCCTGCGGTCTCCTCGAGGGCGACCGGCACGCGGAGCGCGGCGGCGAGCAGGCGCTGCGGCGCACCGGGCGTGCGGAACAGCCCGCCGTGCGCGGTCATCCGGTCGACGGCGACGTCCTCGCCGTGCAGGACGTCCATGCCGATCGCGAGGGTCGCGAAGGCCCCGTGCACCTCGGAGCGGACGAGGTTGCCGAGCGTGAAGCGGGCGCCGGGCGTGCGCAGCAGCAGGGGTCGGCCGTCCTCGACGCCCGTGACGGGCTCGCCGGCGAGGTAGTTGAAGGAGAGGAGCCCGCCTGCATCCGGGTCGGCGTCGGCCGCCTCGGCCAGGAGGGTCGCGTACACGTCGTCGATGCCCACGGCGGCGGCGCCGGTCCGTTCGCTCGTCGCGTCGGCGAACCGGCCGAACACGCGTGCCCACGCGGCGATCTCGCTCGCGCCGTTGTTGCAGTGCACCATCGCGACGGCGTCACCGCTCGGGGTGGTGACGACGTCGAGTTCCTCGTGGGGTGTGCGGAGCGCCCGCTCGAGCACGACCATCGCGAAGATGCTCGTGCCGACGCTGACGTTGCCCGTCCGCGGGGCGACGGCGTTCGTGGCGACCATGCCGGTGCCCGCGTCGCCCTCGGGCGGGCAGAACGGGACGCCGGGGCGCAGCGTGCCGGTCGGGTCCAGCCATGCGGCTCCCTCGGCGGTGAGTGCGCCGGCGTCCTCCCCCGCGACGAGGACCTCGGGCAGCAGGGCGCGGAGGTCCGGGACGTGCTCGCCGAGCAGCTCCTGCGTGGTGGCGAGCATGGCGGCGTCGTAGTCGCGACGACCGGGCTCGCCCGGGGCGCTCTCGACGGGGCCGGACTCGATCGGGAACATCCCGCTCGCGTCGCCGACGCCGAGGACGTCGCGGCCGGTGAGCATCCGGTGCACGTAGCCGGCGAGGGTGGTGATGCCGGCGAGCCGGGCGACGTGGGGCTCGTCGTCGAGGACCGCCTGGTACAGGTGCGCGACGGACCAACGCTGCGGCACGTTGAAGTCGAGCGCGGCGCTCAGGCGCTCGGCAGCGGGGCCGGTCGAGG
Coding sequences within it:
- a CDS encoding MFS transporter, with protein sequence MSTTAQPVPIRTLVRQDPTLRRLLTVTLVDTLGRGAFFTLTSLYLITIVGIPAVAVGLGLTVAGAVGVAASLVFGHLADRFSARRMLVWLHLVQGLALISYVLVHDLPTLIATASVVTLAQQGGGSVRSAAVGRAFPGSERVRVRATMRTVTNVGIGVGTALAAVPLAIGTGEAYRVTMVLSGALFLASAVLVAGLPAVRVDAAPVSRTDTGTIVRPDPADRSPYRDVRFLTVTALTGLFGMQFGLFEVGVPIWVVQHTVAPDVLVSPLLLVNTVIVVLLQVRLSRGTDTVAGAARVMRHAGWVMVLACGLWAAAGWVRGDDWVPVAVAAGVLVVAAVAHSLAEITSSAAGWALSFELAPAGRIGAYQGVYGTGYAVAAMIAPTVVTLTAVDLGTAGWGILAVVFLGSALGVAAVAGRAARTTVTV
- a CDS encoding DUF5937 family protein, encoding MIRYRLDPTDVSAVRFGISPLSELGLGLRAFRAPERYPLQRPWLGRIAGVLPVLDRPVLAGLVDERRWVADFVNPRPESPLGSFDDELRALTRISPARLRTDLERVHGTVPDAFLGRHEDVVDRLVRALATTWELCFAPYWPRMRRVLQADVTHRGRIAAHEGVGAVLGGLSESVRFDGRLLDVRLNSPIARDRPVQGEGLTLVPSVFVVSASTPIDDDLPPTVMYPARGQGAMWSTASHPDAGAVRDLLGATRAALLDALGEPASSTDLAMRFGVSTSAVNQHLRVMERGGLLNRTRYGRAVLYYRSTVGDALVRRE
- a CDS encoding D-arabinono-1,4-lactone oxidase; the encoded protein is MAATTRTNWAGNVTYRASALERPTSVAALQQLVAATPRLTALGSTHSFNGIADTDAVQVTLTDMPPVLEVDTDRRVVRVAAGMTHAQVASGLEARGWALANLASLPHISTAGAVATGTHGSGVRNPSLAQAVIGLELVRASGDVVRVDGSSPDGALDAHRVALGALGVVTAVELAIEPTFQVATTVHLDLLWDAVTAQFDAVMSDAYSVSMFTSFDDRGARQVWTKHRVDEPDPSVDLVALGARRADGPVHPGENDAASVTEQGGVPGPWAERLPHFRSTFEPSTGAEIQAEYLIPAEHAVAALEALRPLESVFAPLLIAAEVRTIAADTAWLAPSSGRQSVGLHFTFRRDAEAVAAVVVRIEELLAPFDPRPHWGKVSAASVERLHEAYPRLDDFAALARDTDPTGRFRNAFLARLLS
- the araA gene encoding L-arabinose isomerase; translated protein: MTQVNPQATLDSYEVWFLTGSQGLYGEETLRQVEEQSKAVHAELAGALPVKLVWKPVLKDADGIRRALIEASADDKVIGVTTWMHTFSPAKMWIGGLQALTKPLLHLHTQANVALPWGDIDFDFMNLNQAAHGDREFGYALARLGVRHATAVGHVSDPRVQQRVSDWTRAAAGAAAVRELKLTRFGDNMRYVAVTEGDKTEAEIELGVQVNTWAVNELAAAVDAAAADTAAVDALVAEYDQQYDVVDDLRDGGSRRDALRDGAAIELGLRALLEQNDSAAFTTNFEDLGTLKQLPGLAVQRLMADGYGFGAEGDWKTAVLVRAMNVAGAGLPGGASLMEDYTYDLTPGAEKILGAHMLEVSPTLTTTKPTLEIHPLGIGGKDDPVRLVFTADAGEAVVVALSDTRDGFRLTANVVDVVPPTEALPMLPVGRAVWEPRPSFPVAAEAWLTAGAAHHTVMTTAVGLQVVEDLATMVGTEFLVIDEHTTARAFQDELRLQQAWHRLDRGF
- a CDS encoding L-ribulose-5-phosphate 4-epimerase, which translates into the protein MTEAITDETRAAVAAARERVASLHGELVRYGLVIWTGGNVSQRVPGTDLFVIKPSGVSSDDLTPENQVVCTLDGVPADGWGNAHGPSSDTAAHAFVYRNMPEVGGVVHTHSTYATAWAARAEEIPCVITAMADEFGGPIPVGPFAIIGDDSIGRGIVETLAGHRSRAVLMQNHGVFTIGKDAKDAVKAAVMCEDVARTVHIAKQGGALVPIAPDDIDRLFDRYQNVYGQNPEGAMR
- a CDS encoding FGGY-family carbohydrate kinase, yielding MSDDRRQLVEDGRTTLGIELGSTRIKAVLVDEQLRPIASGSHEWENEYVDGRWTYPLVAVETGVRAAYADLVADVERQFGVRPTAFRAAGVSAMMHGYLAFDEDGELLVPFRTWRNTSTGPAAERLSAALDFNVPQRWSVAHLYQAVLDDEPHVARLAGITTLAGYVHRMLTGRDVLGVGDASGMFPIESGPVESAPGEPGRRDYDAAMLATTQELLGEHVPDLRALLPEVLVAGEDAGALTAEGAAWLDPTGTLRPGVPFCPPEGDAGTGMVATNAVAPRTGNVSVGTSIFAMVVLERALRTPHEELDVVTTPSGDAVAMVHCNNGASEIAAWARVFGRFADATSERTGAAAVGIDDVYATLLAEAADADPDAGGLLSFNYLAGEPVTGVEDGRPLLLRTPGARFTLGNLVRSEVHGAFATLAIGMDVLHGEDVAVDRMTAHGGLFRTPGAPQRLLAAALRVPVALEETAGEGGAWGIAVLAAYLEHTDRPLEDFLADTVFRGDAVHVAEPEERDVEGFQDYLARYRAALPVQDVAAAATRTGATADQDATTDRGEPTDVVEARLQTEEEPAA